The following DNA comes from Tunturibacter psychrotolerans.
GCCCCGGTCAACGCCGGGGCTTTTCATGTTGAAACCGTCAATCTTTAGAAGTGATACGCAATACCGATCGACGGAGTCGAGATAACCTCGTAACGATTGGTATTGAAGATGTTGCCAGGAAGGCTGAACGTGGGTGTCTTTACCAGGAAGGCCCTATACTCTGCACGAATGTCAAAGCTTGGGCTTAGCTCATAGGCCACACCGCCGCCAAACAGAGCGCCGATGTTGGTATTCCGCTTTGCATCCAGGTTGGTTGACCCGGCATCCTTGAACGGCGAGAAAAACATTACGCCCGGACCAGCTTCAAGAAACGGGTTGAAGTTTTTGAAGTTCAGATTGAACACGTAGGCGAGGCTGACCTCCTGCTGCAGAGTATGGATGCCGCCGTTCGCCTTCCCGAAAACCTGATAATACTGGGTATTCTGCTGATATCCATAGTTCGCTTCGAGCCCGCTTCGCGGCGTCAGTAGGTAGCGATAGCTGGCAAGGAGTCCCATAGTCGTGCTTGTGTTCTTCTGCACGCTGTTCCCCGTTATCTCTGGCGCAAACGCAGCAGTGGCGCTTACGCTTACGTCCTGCCGGCTCTCCTGCGCATAACCGGCCGCCGCAGACAACATCAGCGCACCCAACAACAACATCGTTTTCTTCATTCTTCGCTGGATCCCTTCGAATTCGTCCATAACTTCCTACGCTGTCCCGCAGGCAACGCGTTTGCAGAGT
Coding sequences within:
- a CDS encoding acyloxyacyl hydrolase, with the protein product MKKTMLLLGALMLSAAAGYAQESRQDVSVSATAAFAPEITGNSVQKNTSTTMGLLASYRYLLTPRSGLEANYGYQQNTQYYQVFGKANGGIHTLQQEVSLAYVFNLNFKNFNPFLEAGPGVMFFSPFKDAGSTNLDAKRNTNIGALFGGGVAYELSPSFDIRAEYRAFLVKTPTFSLPGNIFNTNRYEVISTPSIGIAYHF